One Sebastes umbrosus isolate fSebUmb1 chromosome 6, fSebUmb1.pri, whole genome shotgun sequence DNA window includes the following coding sequences:
- the lmbr1l gene encoding limb region 1 homolog-like protein translates to METDDVSVREQLFHNRVRETIICVLLFTCLYIVSYLILTHFKKAAEFVTEDIEDATVNKIALWLCTFTLSVAVCAVLLLPISILSNEVLLTFPHSYYMQWLNGSLIHGLWNLVFLFSNLSLVFLMPFAYFFTESEGFAGSRKGVMARVYEAVVLLLLLALLVLGIVWVASALLHDNIARKSLYDLWEYYLPYLYSGISLFGVLLLLLCTPFGLSRMFSVTGSLLVKPRLLEDVEDTLSCTTFEEDSLCRKLNCGSTKSCWVQLNMDAMKKEYQTVRSKRIALEMRRKASPWQRNLGYPLAMLGLLALTVMCVLMVCFNVLELLLDETAMPRGMEDPHLGMASFSMFGSLGAAVQVVLILYLMVSSVVGFYCSPLFISLLPRAQDTNLTQIIANCVSLLILSSALPVFSRTLGITRFDLLGDFGRYNWLGNFYIVFLYNMMFAGLTSASLIKTVTWAVQRELIRAFGLHRLPLTVSRSTVPFRLLLASGLSKIQ, encoded by the exons ATGGAAACGGACGACGTGTCGGTTAGAGAGCAACTTTTCCACAACCGTGTCCGGGAGACTATA ATCTGTGTACTCCTGTTTACATGCCTTTACATAGTATCCTACCTCATACTCACCCATTTCAAGAAGGCTGCTGAGTTTGTCACAG AGGACATTGAAGATGCCACCGTCAACAAAATTGC GCTGTGGCTGTGTACGTTCACCCTGTCTGTCGCAGTGTGTGCTGTGCTCCTTCTCCCCATCTCCATTCTGTCCAATGAGGTGCTGCTCACCTTCCCCCACAGCTACTACATGCAGTGGCTCAATGGATCTCTTATCCACG GATTGTGGAACCTAGTTTTCCTTTTCTCCAATTTGTCCCTAGTTTTCCTCATGCCCTTCGCCTACTTCTTCACAGAGTCTGAGGGATTTGCAGGGTCCAGAAAG gGAGTTATGGCACGAGTGTATGAAGCAGttgtgctgctgttgctgctggctCTGCTCGTGCTGGGCATTGTGTGGGTGGCGTCAGCCCTCCTCCATGACAACATCGCTAGGAAGAGCCTCTACG ACCTGTGGGAGTATTACCTTCCCTACCTGTACTCGGGCATCTCTCTGTTTGGAGTGTTGCTGCTTTTGT TGTGCACTCCCTTTGGTTTGTCCCGAATGTTCAGTGTAACTGGCAGCCTATTGGTCAAACCGCGG TTGTTGGAAGATGTAGAAGATACTTTGAGCTGCACCACATTTGAGGAAGACTCGCTCTGTAGGAAACTGAACT GCGGCAGTACGAAGTCGTGCTGGGTCCAGCTGAACATGGATGCGATGAAAAAAGAGTACCAAACGGTCCGGAGCAAGCGCATTGCCCTAG AAATGCGTAGGAAAGCATCCCCATGGCAGCGAAACTTGGGCTATCCGCTGGCCATGCTTGGGCTCCTCGCACTGACG GTGATGTGTGTACTGATGGTCTGCTTCAATGTGTTGGAGTTGCTCCTGGATGAGACGGCTATGCCCAGAGGAATGGAG GACCCTCACCTGGGGATGGCCTCCTTCTCCATGTTCGGCTCACTGGGCGCTGCAGTTCAAGTAGTCCTTATCCT CTATCTGATGGTGTCCTCAGTGGTGGGCTTCTATTGTTCTCCTCTCTTCATTAGCCTCCTGCCTCGGGCACAGGACACCAACCTCACACAG ATAATTGCCAACTGCGTGTCACTGCTTATCCTGAGCTCTGCACTGCCAGTGTTTTCACGCACACTTG GTATCACCCGCTTCGATCTACTGGGAGACTTTGGTCGGTATAACTGGCTGGGGAACTTCTACATCGTCTTCCTGTACAACATGATGTTTGCCGGTCTCACCTCTGCCTCCCTGATCAAGACCGTCACCTGGGCAGTACAGAGAGAGCTCATCCGTGCCTTTG GTCTCCACAGGCTGCCTTTAACCGTGTCACGCTCCACCGTCCCCTTCAGACTCCTCCTGGCCAGTGGACTGTCTAAAATCCAGTGA
- the ikzf4 gene encoding zinc finger protein Eos isoform X2 → MNADDCNGRSFAQGNGGESSTEQDFYGGLQGPSARSPNSPQSSPHRSLSANSIKVELCSDDESPGAPQPENREAVRDDSRRDDPMEEGSAEYAGAGADRGSVYNEMASPNAASPGPIRLANGKLQCEVCGMICIGPNVLMVHKRSHTGERPFQCNQCGASFTQKGNLLRHIKLHSGEKPFKCPVCNYACRRRDALAGHLRTHAASSPTVGKPFKCSYCSRSYKQQSTLEEHLERCHSYLKSLDHQTAAIAQTAQGEESVNMETITKPVLQPSSEKIQFVDRLAISITKRKRSTPQKFLGEKHMHLDLPEAPYELSSGSEKDGDLMSSQPAGDSARSAGPHLQGGRGKGENHESPALSQLHPAFLSEVRTVMGSINSNVTPQGPRAHGGGGMAAVSLGLAGREAGEGRDDQRSAHSYTTSPNGCPDSTDTESTAEEQSTRATAPTSTSNNHHLHYQTPALPRSHPTSSPRQAKDSDPEWERACPAPPIIAKRSPVSPLSSRETVQVLDRDGRQVRSFHCRHCRILFLDHVMFTIHMGCHGFRQPFECNICGHRSQDRYEFSSHISRGEHQVG, encoded by the exons ATGAATGCTGATGACTGCAATGGACGCTCATTTGCACAAG GTAATGGAGGAGAGTCATCAACGGAACAGGATTTTTATGGCGGGTTGCAGGGCCCTTCAGCGAGATCTCCAAACAGTCCGCAGTCGTCACCACACCGCTCCCTTAGTG CAAACTCCATCAAGGTTGAGCTGTGCAGCGACGATGAGTCACCAGGTGCTCCACAGCCAGAGAACAGAGAGGCTGTGAGGGACGATAGCAGGAGGGATGACCCCATGGAAGAGGGGAGCGCCGAGTACGCTGGGGCTGGCGCAGACAGAGGGAGCGTTTACAACGAGATGGCCAGTCCGAATGCTGCTTCACCGGGACCCATCCGGCTGGCCAATGGTAAGCTCCAGTGCGAGGTGTGCGGGATGATCTGCATCGGACCCAACGTGCTGATGGTGCACAAGCGTAGCCACACAG GCGAGAGGCCGTTCCAGTGTAACCAGTGTGGAGCTTCCTTCACCCAGAAGGGGAACTTGTTGCGCCACATCAAGTTGCACTCAGGAGAGAAGCCTTTCAAATGTCCCGTTTGCAACTACGCTTGTCGCCGGAGAGATGCCCTGGCTGGACACCTACGCACACATGCAG CTTCTTCTCCAACTGTGGGAAAACCTTTCAAGTGCAGCTACTGTAGTCGAAGCTACAAACAACAGAGCACACTCGAAGAGCATCTAGAGCGCTGCCATAGTTATCTGAAAAGCCTGGACCACCAGACAGCAGCCATTGCACAGACAGCACAGG GCGAAGAGTCAGTAAATATGGAGACGATTACTAAACCTGTGCTCCAGCCATCCAGTGAAAAGATCCAGTTTGTGGATAGACTGGCTATTAGCATCACCAAACGCAAGAGGTCAACGCCACAGAAGTTTCTGG GTGAGAAGCACATGCACCTTGACCTACCTGAAGCACCTTACGAATTGTCCTCTGGCTCTGAGAAGGACGGGGACCTCATGAGCTCTCAGCCCGCTGGGGACTCTGCTCGGTCGGCTGGTCCACATCTCCAAGGCGGCAGGGGTAAAGGGGAGAACCATGAGTCGCCTGCACTGTCTCAGCTCCATCCTGCCTTCCTGTCGGAGGTACGCACGGTTATGGGCTCCATCAACAGCAACGTGACTCCTCAGGGCCCCCGGGCCCATGGTGGAGGTGGGATGGCAGCGGTGTCTCTTGGCCTGGCGGGGCGGGAGGCAGGTGAAGGCCGCGATGACCAGCGCTCAGCCCACAGCTACACCACCTCGCCCAACGGCTGCCCCGACTctacagacacagagagcacaGCAGAAGAGCAGAGCACAAGGGCTACAGCCCCGACAAGTACCTCCAACAACCACCACCTCCACTACCAAACCCCAGCACTGCCCCGCAGCCATCCCACTTCCAGCCCCAGGCAGGCCAAAGACTCGGACCCAGAGTGGGAGAGAGCGTGTCCTGCGCCCCCCATCATAGCAAAGAGGAGCCCCGTCTCGCCCCTTTCTTCCAGGGAGACTGTGCAGGTGTTAGACAGGGACGGACGACAAGTGCGCTCCTTCCACTGCCGGCACTGTCGCATCCTCTTCCTGGATCACGTCATGTTCACCATCCACATGGGCTGCCACGGCTTCCGCCAGCCCTTCGAGTGCAACATCTGCGGCCACCGCAGCCAGGACCGCTACGAGTTCTCGTCTCACATCAGCCGCGGAGAGCATCAGGTGGGCTGA
- the ikzf4 gene encoding zinc finger protein Eos isoform X1 yields MGPEVVWDSQVKKKKKKKKKKKKKEKSRRCCRRLGKQTAIQTIKKGKQAIGRQASGERMNADDCNGRSFAQGNGGESSTEQDFYGGLQGPSARSPNSPQSSPHRSLSANSIKVELCSDDESPGAPQPENREAVRDDSRRDDPMEEGSAEYAGAGADRGSVYNEMASPNAASPGPIRLANGKLQCEVCGMICIGPNVLMVHKRSHTGERPFQCNQCGASFTQKGNLLRHIKLHSGEKPFKCPVCNYACRRRDALAGHLRTHAASSPTVGKPFKCSYCSRSYKQQSTLEEHLERCHSYLKSLDHQTAAIAQTAQGEESVNMETITKPVLQPSSEKIQFVDRLAISITKRKRSTPQKFLGEKHMHLDLPEAPYELSSGSEKDGDLMSSQPAGDSARSAGPHLQGGRGKGENHESPALSQLHPAFLSEVRTVMGSINSNVTPQGPRAHGGGGMAAVSLGLAGREAGEGRDDQRSAHSYTTSPNGCPDSTDTESTAEEQSTRATAPTSTSNNHHLHYQTPALPRSHPTSSPRQAKDSDPEWERACPAPPIIAKRSPVSPLSSRETVQVLDRDGRQVRSFHCRHCRILFLDHVMFTIHMGCHGFRQPFECNICGHRSQDRYEFSSHISRGEHQVG; encoded by the exons ATGGGCCCGGAAGTTGTTTGGGATtcccaggtaaaaaaaaaaaaaaaaaaaaaaaaaaaaaaaaaaaaaaaagaaaaatcccgGAGATGCTGTCGTCGCCTGGGAAAACAAACAGCTATCCAGacaattaaaaaaggaaaacaagcgATCGGTCGCCag GCATCTGGTGAGAGAATGAATGCTGATGACTGCAATGGACGCTCATTTGCACAAG GTAATGGAGGAGAGTCATCAACGGAACAGGATTTTTATGGCGGGTTGCAGGGCCCTTCAGCGAGATCTCCAAACAGTCCGCAGTCGTCACCACACCGCTCCCTTAGTG CAAACTCCATCAAGGTTGAGCTGTGCAGCGACGATGAGTCACCAGGTGCTCCACAGCCAGAGAACAGAGAGGCTGTGAGGGACGATAGCAGGAGGGATGACCCCATGGAAGAGGGGAGCGCCGAGTACGCTGGGGCTGGCGCAGACAGAGGGAGCGTTTACAACGAGATGGCCAGTCCGAATGCTGCTTCACCGGGACCCATCCGGCTGGCCAATGGTAAGCTCCAGTGCGAGGTGTGCGGGATGATCTGCATCGGACCCAACGTGCTGATGGTGCACAAGCGTAGCCACACAG GCGAGAGGCCGTTCCAGTGTAACCAGTGTGGAGCTTCCTTCACCCAGAAGGGGAACTTGTTGCGCCACATCAAGTTGCACTCAGGAGAGAAGCCTTTCAAATGTCCCGTTTGCAACTACGCTTGTCGCCGGAGAGATGCCCTGGCTGGACACCTACGCACACATGCAG CTTCTTCTCCAACTGTGGGAAAACCTTTCAAGTGCAGCTACTGTAGTCGAAGCTACAAACAACAGAGCACACTCGAAGAGCATCTAGAGCGCTGCCATAGTTATCTGAAAAGCCTGGACCACCAGACAGCAGCCATTGCACAGACAGCACAGG GCGAAGAGTCAGTAAATATGGAGACGATTACTAAACCTGTGCTCCAGCCATCCAGTGAAAAGATCCAGTTTGTGGATAGACTGGCTATTAGCATCACCAAACGCAAGAGGTCAACGCCACAGAAGTTTCTGG GTGAGAAGCACATGCACCTTGACCTACCTGAAGCACCTTACGAATTGTCCTCTGGCTCTGAGAAGGACGGGGACCTCATGAGCTCTCAGCCCGCTGGGGACTCTGCTCGGTCGGCTGGTCCACATCTCCAAGGCGGCAGGGGTAAAGGGGAGAACCATGAGTCGCCTGCACTGTCTCAGCTCCATCCTGCCTTCCTGTCGGAGGTACGCACGGTTATGGGCTCCATCAACAGCAACGTGACTCCTCAGGGCCCCCGGGCCCATGGTGGAGGTGGGATGGCAGCGGTGTCTCTTGGCCTGGCGGGGCGGGAGGCAGGTGAAGGCCGCGATGACCAGCGCTCAGCCCACAGCTACACCACCTCGCCCAACGGCTGCCCCGACTctacagacacagagagcacaGCAGAAGAGCAGAGCACAAGGGCTACAGCCCCGACAAGTACCTCCAACAACCACCACCTCCACTACCAAACCCCAGCACTGCCCCGCAGCCATCCCACTTCCAGCCCCAGGCAGGCCAAAGACTCGGACCCAGAGTGGGAGAGAGCGTGTCCTGCGCCCCCCATCATAGCAAAGAGGAGCCCCGTCTCGCCCCTTTCTTCCAGGGAGACTGTGCAGGTGTTAGACAGGGACGGACGACAAGTGCGCTCCTTCCACTGCCGGCACTGTCGCATCCTCTTCCTGGATCACGTCATGTTCACCATCCACATGGGCTGCCACGGCTTCCGCCAGCCCTTCGAGTGCAACATCTGCGGCCACCGCAGCCAGGACCGCTACGAGTTCTCGTCTCACATCAGCCGCGGAGAGCATCAGGTGGGCTGA
- the dnajc22 gene encoding dnaJ homolog subfamily C member 22: MVKRVMVAYALWAAGGLLGLHHIYLGRDSHALLWMLTLGGFGFGWVREFIRIPAYVAEANQDAEKERRTRPTMVPPPVSPVRFVGQVCVGIYFGTVALIGLNSLGFFYLIVLPLCVGAGVHLVSCIGQQTSDLQKTLVTCLITSPIFYGSTLSPLPISLAASVTAAQHRRVKPPRTPGSTQKLGPRLYKLGLAWLAFSAPLGYCIFHNTTATLYYLSDCVAALLDIFWFLPWLRNVLEYILLMPYRLLCVLTGGGYYEDAWRKVLEILLKEYTEREKEALRVLSLETEASLEDITHSYRDLAKTWHPDHNPSKDAEAMFVKIHEAYEVLLQRHKPRQFG, translated from the exons ATGGTAAAACGTGTCATGGTAGCCTATGCCCTGTGGGCAGCAGGTGGGCTTTTGGGCCTTCACCATATATATTTAGGAAGAGACAGCCATGCTCTGTTATGGATGCTAACCCTGGGAGGATTTGGGTTCGGCTGGGTCAGAGAGTTCATACGTATTCCTGCATATGTTGCTGAGGCCAATCAAgatgcagagaaagagagaagaaccCGCCCCACCATGGTTCCTCCGCCTGTAAGCCCTGTCAGGTTTGTTGGTCAGGTGTGTGTTGGGATCTACTTTGGCACCGTGGCTCTGATTGGGCTGAACTCCCTTGGTTTCTTCTACTTGATCGTGCTGCCTCTATGTGTGGGTGCAGGGGTACATCTGGTGTCCTGTATTGGCCAGCAGACTTCTGACCTCCAAAAAACGTTGGTGACTTGTCTCATAACCTCCCCGATATTCTATGGCAGCACCTTATCACCTCTCCCCATAAGCCTGGCCGCCAGtgtcactgctgcacagcaccgCAGGGTCAAACCTCCACGAACACCCGGGAGTACACAGAAACTAG GTCCACGGCTTTACAAGCTCGGTCTAGCCTGGCTGGCCTTCTCTGCTCCGCTGGGTTACTGTATTTTCCACAACACCACAGCCACTTTGTACTACCTGTCTGACTGTGTAGCAGCACTGCTGGATATTTTCTGGTTCCTGCCTTGGCTCAGAAATGTGTTGGAGTACATTCTTTTAATGCCATATCGGCTCTTGTGCGTTCTTACCGGAGGGGGGTACTATGAAGACGCTTGGAGGAAGGTGCTGGAAATTCTGCTCAAAGAGTacactgagagagaaaaagaggcacTGCGG GTATTGTCATTGGAAACGGAGGCCTCTCTTGAAGACATAACTCACAGCTacagagacctggccaagacatgGCATCCAGACCACAACCCCAGCAAGGATGCTGAGGCAATGTTTGTGAAGATCCATGAGGCCTATGAGGTCCTTCTACAACGGCACAAACCTCGTCAATTCGGATAG